From the Archangium lipolyticum genome, one window contains:
- a CDS encoding A24 family peptidase — MTSFHIALWTVLGVALVVSVATDVMRRQILDVVTYPLVAVALGLRLWGEGVGDLETGLVSGVVSGAGLALLLVPGAMRGRMGWGDVKLMAGVGAVLGFPAVMAAAAFISLVGAVQAVVTLLWEGAVWETLGDVLRRWAVRVRLMHEGAADGPRRHIPYGVAIALGTFWAMWWQHDRLG; from the coding sequence ATGACTTCCTTCCACATCGCGCTCTGGACCGTCCTGGGAGTGGCGCTCGTGGTCTCGGTGGCCACGGACGTGATGCGCCGCCAGATCCTCGACGTCGTCACCTATCCCCTGGTGGCGGTGGCGTTGGGGCTGCGCCTGTGGGGAGAGGGTGTGGGAGACCTGGAGACGGGGCTGGTGAGTGGGGTGGTGTCCGGGGCGGGGCTGGCGCTGCTGCTGGTTCCCGGGGCGATGCGCGGCAGGATGGGGTGGGGGGACGTGAAGTTGATGGCGGGGGTGGGGGCGGTGTTGGGCTTTCCCGCGGTGATGGCCGCCGCGGCGTTCATCTCGCTGGTGGGCGCGGTGCAGGCGGTGGTGACGCTGCTGTGGGAAGGCGCCGTATGGGAGACGCTGGGAGACGTGCTGCGGCGCTGGGCCGTGCGCGTCCGGCTGATGCACGAGGGCGCGGCGGACGGACCGCGACGCCACATCCCCTATGGGGTGGCGATCGCGCTGGGGACTTTCTGGGCCATGTGGTGGCAGCACGACAGATTGGGGTAG
- a CDS encoding pilus assembly protein N-terminal domain-containing protein produces the protein MLGRFTQVAALGALLALFTAGSAWAQEGGSNISLGVGTQKVLPVPGTTRIAVGDPSIIEVKIIGNSQVLLIGQAEGKTTLLIWKSSGQRVSYLVTVRKQDPNEVISEIKKLLGEIEGVSVRMVGDRIYLDGQAYTTGDADRIQEVVSLYPNVKSFVKVAPNAKKLVAQNLTAAFQKAGLRNVQVNVVGATIFLEGSVESQQDLQKAELITKAVGEKVENLLVVGIKRMILSEVQFVEIRRNSRDRYGIKYPTDITGTVTATANITQELFPASFGSGRGLVAINGGSEFSIGFQGNDGYGRLLAQPKLVCASGEKAEFLAGGEVPIPLITQNQFTVEYKQYGVILNLRPTADRNGNIQTEIEAEASELDTSVSVSFGGSSAIPGFRTRKVKTNVTVRHGETIVLSGVFSHDEQKAVSKLPGLGHIPIIGEIFKNRAFDSTKRELVIFVTPRIVNPDSDKIRTIIEDVKSRYKQARSEVNFNIFD, from the coding sequence ATGCTTGGACGCTTCACGCAGGTGGCCGCGCTCGGCGCCCTGCTGGCCCTGTTCACGGCGGGCTCCGCGTGGGCGCAGGAGGGCGGCAGCAACATCAGCCTCGGGGTGGGCACCCAGAAGGTGCTCCCCGTGCCGGGCACCACCCGCATCGCCGTGGGTGACCCGAGCATCATCGAGGTGAAGATCATCGGGAACAGCCAGGTGCTGCTCATCGGCCAGGCCGAGGGCAAGACGACGCTGCTCATCTGGAAGAGCTCCGGTCAGCGCGTCAGCTACCTGGTCACCGTGCGCAAGCAGGACCCCAACGAGGTCATCTCCGAGATCAAGAAGCTGCTCGGGGAGATCGAAGGCGTGTCCGTGCGGATGGTGGGTGACCGCATCTACCTGGACGGTCAGGCCTACACCACGGGTGACGCCGATCGCATCCAGGAGGTGGTGTCGCTCTACCCGAACGTGAAGAGCTTCGTGAAGGTGGCGCCCAACGCCAAGAAGCTGGTGGCGCAGAACCTCACTGCGGCCTTCCAGAAGGCGGGCCTGCGCAACGTGCAGGTGAACGTGGTGGGCGCCACCATCTTCCTGGAGGGCTCGGTGGAGAGCCAGCAGGACCTGCAGAAGGCCGAGCTCATCACCAAGGCGGTGGGCGAGAAGGTGGAGAACCTGCTCGTCGTCGGCATCAAGCGGATGATCCTCTCCGAGGTGCAGTTCGTGGAGATCCGCCGCAATTCGCGCGACCGCTACGGCATCAAGTACCCCACGGACATCACCGGCACCGTGACGGCCACGGCCAACATCACCCAGGAGCTGTTCCCCGCCTCGTTCGGCTCGGGCCGCGGCCTGGTGGCCATCAACGGCGGCTCGGAGTTCTCCATCGGCTTCCAGGGCAACGACGGCTACGGCCGCCTGCTCGCCCAGCCCAAGCTGGTGTGCGCCAGCGGTGAGAAGGCCGAGTTCCTGGCCGGTGGCGAGGTGCCCATCCCGCTCATCACCCAGAACCAGTTCACCGTGGAGTACAAGCAGTACGGCGTCATCCTCAACCTGCGCCCCACGGCGGACCGCAACGGCAACATCCAGACGGAGATCGAGGCCGAGGCGAGCGAGCTGGACACCTCGGTGTCCGTGTCCTTCGGCGGCTCGTCGGCCATCCCCGGCTTCCGCACCCGCAAGGTGAAGACGAACGTCACCGTGCGTCACGGCGAGACGATCGTCCTGTCGGGCGTGTTCAGCCACGACGAGCAGAAGGCCGTCTCCAAGCTGCCGGGCCTGGGCCACATCCCCATCATCGGTGAGATCTTCAAGAACCGCGCCTTCGACTCCACCAAGCGCGAGCTGGTCATCTTCGTGACGCCCCGCATCGTCAACCCGGACTCGGACAAGATCCGGACGATCATCGAGGACGTGAAGAGCCGCTACAAGCAGGCCCGCTCCGAGGTGAACTTCAACATCTTCGACTGA
- a CDS encoding ATPase, T2SS/T4P/T4SS family: MFLVTLEEKGGGTEQIEFEKNEITIGRLAGNDIVLAKGNVSKYHSKIVSKDGKLIVVDMKSTNGTFVNGKKIAGPQVVKPSDQIFIGDYIINVEPLSEPSMTRTAPPEEEYYEEEQGYDDGGEGQYAEEEEPVYDEPEPEPQPAANARMPASLASALAKNKKRVDPRLEAYTRLQKEIHDRLIEYLDLRRMDMDRLGDEELWRRTEKAIRDIIDQMEADGELPGEVDREELLTDVINEALGLGPLEAFLASDEISEIMVNHANQIYIERKGKLVLSEKTFSSNQAVLGVIERIVAPIGRRIDESSPLVDARLKDGSRVNAIIPPLALKGPCITIRKFKKDSLKIQDLIKYKTVTAQMAEFLEMCVRARKNIVISGGTGSGKTTTLNIISSFIPEDERIVTVEDAAELQLPQEHWVQLESRPPNLEGKGAIAIRDLVKNCLRMRPDRIVVGECRAGETLDMLQAMNTGHDGSLTTLHANTPRDAIARLETMVLMSGMELPVKAIREQIASAVHLIVQQTRFSDGTRKICFITEIAGMEVDIVTLQDIFYYKQEGFSDDGKVRGRFVASGFVPKFYDDLQRKGIPVNMSIFRED, from the coding sequence ATGTTTCTCGTCACGCTCGAGGAGAAGGGCGGAGGTACCGAGCAGATCGAGTTCGAGAAGAACGAGATCACCATCGGCCGCCTCGCCGGCAACGACATCGTCCTCGCGAAGGGCAACGTCTCCAAGTACCACTCGAAGATCGTCTCCAAGGACGGCAAGCTCATCGTCGTGGACATGAAGTCCACGAACGGCACCTTCGTGAACGGCAAGAAGATCGCCGGGCCGCAGGTGGTGAAGCCGTCGGATCAGATCTTCATCGGCGACTACATCATCAACGTGGAGCCCCTGTCGGAGCCGAGCATGACGCGCACGGCTCCTCCCGAGGAGGAGTACTACGAGGAGGAGCAGGGCTACGACGACGGCGGCGAGGGCCAGTACGCCGAGGAGGAGGAGCCGGTCTACGACGAGCCGGAGCCCGAGCCCCAGCCGGCGGCCAACGCGCGCATGCCGGCCTCGCTGGCCTCGGCGCTGGCGAAGAACAAGAAGCGCGTGGACCCCCGCCTGGAGGCCTACACCCGGCTCCAGAAGGAGATCCACGACCGCTTGATCGAATACCTCGACCTGCGCCGCATGGACATGGACCGGCTCGGTGACGAGGAGCTGTGGCGGCGCACCGAGAAGGCCATCCGCGACATCATCGATCAGATGGAGGCGGATGGAGAGCTCCCGGGGGAGGTGGACCGGGAGGAGCTGCTCACCGACGTCATCAACGAGGCGCTGGGCCTGGGGCCCCTCGAGGCGTTCCTCGCGTCGGATGAGATCAGCGAGATCATGGTGAACCACGCCAACCAGATCTACATCGAGCGCAAGGGCAAGCTCGTCCTGTCCGAGAAGACGTTCAGCTCGAACCAGGCGGTGCTCGGCGTCATCGAGCGGATCGTCGCGCCCATCGGCCGGCGCATCGACGAGTCCAGCCCGCTGGTGGACGCGCGCCTCAAGGACGGCAGCCGCGTCAACGCCATCATCCCGCCGCTGGCGCTCAAGGGACCCTGCATCACCATCCGCAAGTTCAAGAAGGACTCGCTGAAGATCCAGGATCTCATCAAGTACAAGACCGTCACCGCGCAGATGGCCGAGTTCCTGGAGATGTGCGTGCGGGCGCGCAAGAACATCGTCATCTCCGGAGGCACGGGCTCGGGGAAGACGACGACGCTCAACATCATCAGCTCCTTCATCCCCGAGGACGAGCGCATCGTCACGGTGGAGGACGCGGCGGAGCTTCAGCTGCCGCAGGAGCACTGGGTGCAGCTGGAGAGCCGCCCGCCCAACCTGGAAGGCAAGGGCGCCATCGCCATCCGCGACCTGGTGAAGAACTGCCTGCGCATGCGGCCGGATCGCATCGTGGTGGGCGAGTGCCGCGCGGGCGAGACGCTGGACATGCTCCAGGCGATGAACACGGGCCACGACGGCTCGCTCACCACGCTGCACGCCAACACGCCGCGCGACGCCATCGCCCGGCTGGAGACGATGGTGCTGATGAGCGGCATGGAGCTGCCGGTGAAGGCCATCCGCGAGCAGATCGCCAGCGCCGTGCACCTCATCGTGCAGCAGACGCGCTTCTCGGACGGGACGCGGAAGATCTGCTTCATCACCGAGATCGCCGGCATGGAGGTGGACATCGTCACCCTCCAGGACATCTTCTATTACAAGCAGGAAGGCTTCTCGGATGACGGGAAGGTGCGCGGGCGCTTCGTGGCCAGCGGCTTCGTGCCGAAGTTCTACGATGACCTGCAGCGCAAGGGCATCCCCGTCAACATGAGCATCTTCCGCGAGGACTGA
- a CDS encoding FHA domain-containing protein, whose amino-acid sequence MPTLVVRHPDGNESEHELSGELKIGRQEGTNDLVLAEGGVSRRHARFVVEGGKVMVEDVGSANGTFVDGERITGMTPLTSKAVVLLGDYELRLKAPARSAASSGARRAAKPAGEESEALGEESPRATRAMPAVKRSAPGAGGPSALAKRPRPAPAEGSEEGGPPVLKGLTGPWANQKFPVKGKLLVGRQAPAAVLIEDDSLSRRHAEVEATPEGVMLRDLGSANGTLVNGEPVGTQQVALQPGDVITFGMVEMVLEGGGGASNLPARRGGREVPTRRGAGGAAGPEAGAAVPIAASRKKLLVVAAGVVGLLMVAAITKSTLGGGGAASGTTPMAQKGPPPMSPAEQVQELLSKCRSYCSTEMGSEPDWVKAEDSCSKALDIDPINAEANSLMRRIKMEKEASEYFAQGQKALTRQKEEEALDFFKKITKESSYFRRAKPKVLEAAAQVMKRAGDDCKAYLRDGEWSAAVPRCERYMGFACQKMTREELEPPIGFTLVLDKGKRLGRTEWRPKDKMYLDFLIARRRLDPNAAPWRCPVSDIFMEDDKPTDVRKQVEDTFKQRLPHKFMIAAMMDYWGGRGTEALATLQKLRSNYELAQYHGETDKLLADVSNVDQLFKIGQGLLQLEDVEKAADPLLEALDVDKRLMGDMVESKPSSYRKNIQQDMASKAITRGKYWDDRGDGRRACRIWKLGFRFYAGNTDLNSQVGRCSTRGLKALKSAESCEDLDAVLDYAVPGDGLEEKVKALKAENSC is encoded by the coding sequence ATGCCTACCCTGGTCGTCCGTCACCCCGACGGCAACGAGAGCGAGCACGAGCTTTCCGGTGAGCTGAAGATCGGCCGCCAGGAAGGCACCAATGACCTGGTCCTTGCCGAGGGCGGCGTGTCGCGCCGCCACGCCCGCTTCGTGGTGGAGGGCGGCAAGGTGATGGTGGAGGACGTGGGCAGCGCCAACGGCACCTTCGTGGATGGCGAGCGCATCACCGGCATGACGCCGCTGACGTCCAAGGCCGTGGTGCTGCTGGGCGACTACGAGCTGCGGCTCAAGGCGCCCGCGCGGTCGGCCGCGAGCTCCGGGGCTCGCAGGGCGGCGAAGCCCGCGGGCGAGGAGTCCGAGGCGCTGGGTGAGGAGAGCCCGCGCGCCACCCGGGCCATGCCCGCCGTCAAGCGGTCCGCCCCGGGCGCGGGAGGCCCCTCGGCGCTGGCGAAGCGTCCCCGGCCCGCTCCCGCGGAGGGCTCGGAGGAGGGCGGTCCCCCGGTGCTCAAGGGCCTCACCGGTCCGTGGGCCAACCAGAAGTTCCCCGTGAAGGGCAAGCTGCTGGTGGGCCGCCAGGCGCCCGCCGCGGTGCTGATCGAGGACGACTCGCTGAGCCGCAGGCACGCCGAGGTCGAGGCCACACCCGAGGGTGTGATGTTGCGCGACCTGGGCAGCGCCAACGGCACGCTGGTCAATGGCGAGCCGGTGGGCACCCAGCAGGTGGCGCTGCAGCCGGGAGACGTCATCACCTTCGGCATGGTGGAGATGGTGCTCGAGGGCGGTGGTGGAGCCTCCAACCTGCCGGCACGGCGCGGCGGACGGGAGGTGCCCACCCGGCGTGGGGCGGGTGGCGCGGCGGGTCCGGAGGCCGGTGCGGCGGTGCCCATCGCGGCCTCGCGCAAGAAGCTGCTGGTGGTGGCCGCCGGCGTGGTCGGCCTGCTCATGGTCGCGGCGATCACCAAGAGCACCCTGGGCGGTGGTGGCGCGGCATCGGGGACGACTCCGATGGCGCAGAAGGGTCCGCCTCCCATGAGCCCGGCGGAGCAGGTGCAGGAGCTGCTCAGCAAGTGCCGCTCCTATTGCTCCACGGAGATGGGCAGCGAGCCCGATTGGGTGAAGGCAGAGGATTCCTGCTCGAAGGCGCTGGACATCGATCCCATCAACGCCGAGGCCAACAGCCTCATGCGCCGCATCAAGATGGAGAAGGAGGCGTCCGAGTACTTCGCGCAGGGCCAGAAGGCGCTCACGCGGCAGAAGGAAGAGGAGGCGCTGGACTTCTTCAAGAAGATCACGAAGGAGAGCTCCTACTTCCGCCGGGCCAAGCCCAAGGTGCTGGAGGCGGCGGCGCAGGTGATGAAGCGCGCCGGGGACGACTGCAAGGCCTACCTGCGCGACGGCGAGTGGAGCGCCGCGGTGCCCCGGTGCGAGCGCTACATGGGCTTCGCCTGCCAGAAGATGACTCGCGAGGAGCTGGAGCCGCCCATCGGCTTCACCCTGGTGCTCGACAAGGGCAAGCGGCTGGGGCGCACCGAGTGGCGGCCGAAGGACAAGATGTACCTGGACTTCCTCATCGCCCGGCGCCGGTTGGATCCCAACGCCGCGCCCTGGCGCTGCCCGGTGTCGGACATCTTCATGGAGGACGACAAGCCGACGGACGTGCGCAAGCAGGTGGAGGACACCTTCAAGCAGCGCCTCCCCCACAAGTTCATGATCGCCGCGATGATGGACTACTGGGGCGGACGCGGGACCGAGGCGCTCGCCACGCTGCAGAAGCTGCGCTCCAACTACGAGCTGGCCCAGTACCACGGGGAGACGGACAAGCTGCTGGCGGATGTGTCCAACGTGGATCAGCTCTTCAAGATCGGCCAGGGTCTGCTGCAGCTGGAAGACGTGGAGAAGGCCGCCGATCCGCTGCTGGAGGCGCTGGACGTGGACAAGCGGCTGATGGGTGACATGGTGGAGAGCAAGCCGTCCTCGTACCGGAAGAACATCCAGCAGGACATGGCGTCCAAGGCCATCACCCGGGGCAAGTACTGGGATGATCGCGGCGATGGGCGCCGCGCCTGCCGCATCTGGAAGCTGGGTTTCCGCTTCTACGCGGGCAACACGGACCTGAACTCGCAGGTGGGCCGCTGCTCCACGCGAGGCCTCAAGGCCCTCAAGTCGGCCGAGTCCTGTGAGGATCTGGACGCCGTGCTGGACTACGCCGTCCCGGGCGATGGGCTCGAGGAGAAGGTGAAGGCGCTGAAGGCGGAGAACAGCTGCTGA
- the polA gene encoding DNA polymerase I, giving the protein MVPSPPSGTPRLVLIDASSFIFRAYHAIPPLTNRQGVPTNATLGFTRQVLKALKELNPTHVALAFDKESRAERQKIDPNYKANRAETPPDLSQQFPYIRRVVEGLNLPVLEVAGWEADDVIGTLCKRAKAEGFCVLVVTGDKDFVQIVDDDVHLYDPQNERYTDPAEVKERLGIEPRQMRDYLALIGDAVDNVPKVPGIGPKTAVELLTQFGGVDALLERLPEVKKPKMRDAIAAHRESLLRARDLVTFRTDLELGVSIEELKRRPVHEEQLRQLFTELEFSALLRELPAKAPTQETTKLTLETEIVTTKAGIEALAAKVREGGAVTLIPAYEGLPFAAPLVGLGVALEDGSTRYVPLGHEGLGVEQVRPAEFKAALQGVLEDAKVAKGGHDLKALTLLLHREGIQLRGGEDDVELLSYLLDASRRDHGLEILSRERLQVDLPELPVTSGRKARALKEFSPQEVAVAYAARADVARRLAPGLWEELEGLKLAKLACELEMPLVPLLARMEERGVKLDVKVLREISEKVGAECEQKVKEIHQLAGTEFNVGSNPQLAEVLYKKLELPVLKRGKTGPSTDQEVLEKLAEIHPLPRAIIEYRSLSKLKSTYLDTLPDLVARDGRIHTTYHQAATATGRLSSSDPNLQNIPIRTELGLEIRRAFIAEEGHQLVSADYSQIELRLLAHIAEDPVLIDAFARDEDIHSRTAAEIFGVAQDQVTRDQRRVAKTVNFGIAYGLSPHGLSTRLNIPVEEARDIIERYFTRYAGIKRYLDETVKVAKEKGYVETLFGRRRPMGDLNAKNRQLVQAAERAAINMPIQGTAADLIKEAMLAVDKELEKQRLRTRMLLQVHDELLFEAPDAEVEAVKELSRRCMSAVMTLKVPLKVEVGAGKTWADAH; this is encoded by the coding sequence ATGGTTCCGAGCCCTCCGAGCGGCACGCCCCGCCTCGTCCTGATCGACGCCTCCAGCTTCATCTTCCGCGCCTATCACGCGATTCCCCCCCTGACGAACCGCCAGGGCGTGCCGACCAACGCCACCCTGGGCTTCACCCGGCAGGTCCTCAAGGCGCTCAAGGAGCTGAACCCCACCCACGTCGCGCTCGCCTTCGACAAGGAGAGCCGCGCCGAGCGCCAGAAGATCGATCCCAACTACAAGGCGAACCGCGCGGAGACGCCGCCGGATTTGAGCCAGCAGTTCCCCTACATCCGCCGGGTGGTGGAGGGACTCAACCTGCCCGTGCTGGAGGTGGCCGGTTGGGAGGCGGACGACGTCATCGGCACCCTGTGCAAGCGCGCCAAGGCCGAGGGCTTCTGCGTCCTGGTCGTCACGGGGGACAAGGACTTCGTGCAGATCGTCGATGACGATGTGCACCTTTATGATCCGCAGAACGAGCGCTACACGGACCCCGCCGAGGTGAAGGAGCGGCTGGGCATCGAGCCCCGGCAGATGCGCGACTACCTGGCGCTCATCGGCGACGCGGTGGACAACGTGCCCAAGGTGCCGGGCATCGGCCCGAAGACGGCGGTGGAGCTGCTGACGCAGTTCGGCGGCGTGGACGCGCTGCTGGAGCGGCTCCCCGAGGTGAAGAAGCCGAAGATGCGCGACGCCATCGCCGCGCACCGCGAGAGCCTGCTGAGGGCGCGTGACCTGGTGACGTTCCGCACGGACCTCGAGCTGGGTGTCTCCATCGAGGAGCTGAAGCGCCGGCCGGTGCACGAGGAGCAACTGCGCCAGCTGTTCACCGAGCTGGAGTTCTCCGCGCTGCTGAGGGAGCTGCCGGCGAAGGCACCGACCCAGGAGACCACGAAGCTGACGTTGGAGACGGAGATCGTCACCACCAAGGCGGGGATCGAGGCGCTGGCCGCCAAGGTGCGAGAGGGGGGGGCGGTGACGCTCATTCCCGCGTACGAGGGCCTGCCCTTCGCCGCGCCACTGGTGGGGCTGGGGGTCGCGCTGGAGGACGGCTCCACGCGCTACGTGCCGCTGGGCCACGAGGGGTTGGGGGTGGAGCAGGTGCGGCCCGCGGAGTTCAAGGCGGCCCTCCAGGGGGTGTTGGAGGACGCGAAGGTGGCGAAGGGAGGACACGATCTCAAGGCCCTGACACTGCTGCTCCACCGCGAGGGCATCCAGCTGAGGGGAGGGGAGGACGACGTCGAGCTGCTCAGCTACCTGCTGGATGCCTCACGGCGAGACCACGGCCTGGAGATCCTGTCCCGAGAGCGACTCCAGGTGGACCTGCCAGAGCTGCCGGTCACGAGTGGACGCAAGGCGCGGGCGTTGAAGGAGTTCTCGCCCCAGGAAGTCGCGGTGGCGTACGCGGCCCGGGCGGACGTGGCGCGGCGGCTGGCCCCGGGGCTGTGGGAGGAACTGGAGGGGCTGAAGCTGGCGAAGCTCGCGTGCGAGCTGGAGATGCCGCTGGTGCCGCTGCTGGCGCGCATGGAAGAGCGCGGGGTGAAGCTGGACGTGAAGGTGCTCCGGGAGATCTCCGAGAAGGTGGGCGCGGAGTGTGAGCAGAAGGTGAAGGAGATCCACCAGCTGGCGGGCACCGAGTTCAACGTGGGCTCCAATCCGCAGCTGGCGGAGGTGCTCTACAAGAAGCTGGAGCTGCCCGTCCTGAAGCGGGGCAAGACGGGGCCCTCGACGGACCAGGAGGTGCTGGAGAAGCTGGCCGAGATACACCCGCTGCCGCGAGCCATCATCGAGTACCGCTCGTTGTCCAAGCTCAAGAGCACGTACCTGGACACGCTGCCGGACCTGGTGGCGCGAGATGGGCGCATCCACACGACCTACCACCAGGCGGCGACGGCCACCGGGCGGTTGTCCTCGTCGGATCCGAATCTGCAGAACATCCCCATCCGGACCGAGCTGGGCCTGGAGATCCGCCGTGCGTTCATCGCGGAGGAGGGCCATCAGCTCGTCTCGGCGGACTACAGCCAGATCGAGCTGAGGCTGCTGGCGCACATCGCGGAGGATCCTGTCCTCATCGACGCCTTCGCCCGGGACGAGGACATCCACAGCCGCACGGCGGCGGAGATCTTCGGAGTGGCACAGGACCAGGTGACGAGGGACCAGCGGCGAGTGGCGAAGACGGTCAACTTCGGCATTGCGTACGGGCTGAGCCCGCACGGGCTGTCCACGCGCCTGAACATTCCGGTGGAGGAGGCGCGCGACATCATCGAGCGCTACTTCACACGTTATGCGGGCATCAAACGCTACCTCGACGAGACGGTGAAGGTGGCGAAGGAGAAGGGATACGTGGAGACGCTCTTCGGGCGGCGCCGGCCGATGGGCGATCTGAACGCGAAGAACCGCCAGCTGGTGCAGGCCGCCGAGCGCGCCGCCATCAACATGCCGATCCAGGGGACGGCGGCGGACCTCATCAAGGAGGCCATGCTGGCGGTGGACAAGGAGTTGGAGAAGCAGCGCCTGCGCACGCGGATGCTGCTGCAGGTGCACGACGAGCTCCTCTTCGAGGCGCCGGATGCCGAGGTGGAGGCGGTGAAGGAGCTGTCGCGGCGGTGCATGTCCGCTGTGATGACGCTCAAGGTGCCCCTCAAGGTGGAAGTAGGAGCGGGAAAGACGTGGGCTGACGCGCACTGA